The Nitrospirales bacterium genome includes a window with the following:
- a CDS encoding phage tail sheath subtilisin-like domain-containing protein yields the protein MPKVFRAPGGSVQTPKQPNKPILGVSTSRAVVIGSFPAGPSYSPQQVKTLRDFERRFGGLRAGNLSSLVVSQFFANGGSDIWVISTGATFLRKASPLLKGLSLVPRIPFANLLLIPETFELSDRDVDQVYRQSVFVAVKQSLVYILDLPRRSSSFRTIHDLTSWVQSRQELYQPNVVVYFPFIQVHAVRKNSPTITMPSSGTLAGIYARVDQAQGVWKAPAGAEANLREVVGLEPVLGRNDQQSLTVANINPLTRKASAGYMAWGARTLSSDSEWKYVPVQRTAIYLRQSIQLGLKWAVFEPNDEPLWAQIRLFVGTFLETMFRQGAFQGRKARDAYFVRCGRDTITLPDQTAGRVNLVVGFAPLKPAEFIVIHIQQQAQSL from the coding sequence ATGCCAAAAGTCTTTCGCGCGCCTGGTGGTTCCGTTCAAACTCCCAAGCAGCCCAACAAGCCGATCCTTGGAGTTTCCACTTCCAGAGCTGTAGTCATTGGCTCTTTTCCGGCTGGGCCGTCATATTCTCCTCAACAGGTCAAGACCCTTCGAGACTTTGAGCGAAGATTTGGCGGACTTCGTGCAGGTAACCTGTCTTCTTTGGTTGTCAGTCAATTTTTCGCCAACGGAGGATCGGACATTTGGGTGATTTCGACAGGGGCTACGTTTTTACGAAAAGCCTCACCTCTTCTGAAAGGTCTATCGTTAGTCCCACGGATACCGTTTGCTAATCTGCTTTTGATCCCTGAAACTTTTGAACTGAGTGATCGGGATGTTGATCAGGTGTATCGACAATCGGTTTTCGTGGCGGTCAAGCAAAGTCTCGTCTATATTTTAGACCTGCCTCGACGCAGTTCGTCTTTCCGAACGATACACGACCTCACAAGTTGGGTTCAGTCTCGACAGGAACTGTATCAACCGAACGTGGTCGTCTACTTTCCCTTCATTCAAGTCCATGCGGTTCGCAAGAACTCACCGACGATCACGATGCCTTCCAGTGGAACCCTGGCTGGGATTTATGCTCGCGTCGATCAGGCACAGGGAGTGTGGAAGGCCCCAGCTGGAGCCGAGGCGAACTTACGGGAAGTCGTTGGTCTTGAACCGGTCTTGGGCCGCAACGATCAACAAAGTTTAACCGTGGCAAACATCAATCCACTCACTCGTAAGGCGTCAGCTGGCTATATGGCCTGGGGAGCGCGAACGCTTTCTTCGGATTCAGAGTGGAAATATGTGCCTGTCCAGAGAACGGCGATCTACCTCAGGCAGAGTATTCAGCTAGGATTGAAATGGGCCGTCTTTGAACCGAACGATGAACCTTTATGGGCTCAAATTCGTCTGTTCGTCGGGACATTTTTAGAAACGATGTTTCGTCAAGGTGCCTTTCAAGGGAGAAAGGCTCGAGACGCGTATTTTGTCCGTTGTGGAAGAGATACCATCACGCTGCCGGATCAAACTGCTGGGCGGGTCAATCTGGTTGTAGGGTTTGCTCCCTTAAAACCGGCTGAATTTATCGTTATTCACATTCAACAGCAAGCTCAATCACTATAG
- the secF gene encoding protein translocase subunit SecF, producing MFEIVGKTNIDFMGRRKIALGVSGVLGLLGLIAIIQISMGSANLGIDFAGGTAVQLKFDRPLSIESARAVLAKHGLGDAELQEFPQDNKLLIRVKTENTIEDAISDKIIQAFRDEFKDHAFEIDSSTSIGPTIGKKLQQDALVAVVLSLIGIILYIAARFEFRFGVAAAVATFHDVLAVLGIFSLMNVEITLLVVTALLTLAGYSLTDTVIVFDRIRENLRQRRRQSIETIINSGINQVLSRTLVTTLTVVLVLVPLTLFGGEVLHDFSLALLLGVLIGTYSSVFVASPLLLIWPGAEGKLLSRGK from the coding sequence ACGACGCAAGATTGCCTTGGGCGTTTCTGGAGTCCTGGGGCTGTTGGGGCTGATTGCCATCATCCAAATTTCGATGGGCTCTGCCAATTTAGGGATTGATTTCGCAGGAGGAACAGCGGTTCAACTCAAGTTCGATCGACCCCTGTCGATTGAATCCGCACGCGCAGTGTTGGCCAAACATGGGCTGGGAGATGCCGAGCTTCAGGAATTTCCCCAGGATAATAAACTGCTGATACGTGTGAAGACAGAGAACACGATAGAGGACGCCATCAGCGATAAAATCATTCAGGCCTTTCGCGATGAATTTAAAGACCATGCCTTTGAGATTGATTCAAGTACATCGATCGGACCAACGATCGGAAAAAAGCTTCAACAGGATGCGTTGGTGGCGGTTGTCTTGTCGTTGATCGGCATTATTTTGTATATCGCGGCCAGGTTTGAGTTTCGATTTGGCGTGGCGGCGGCTGTCGCGACATTTCATGATGTGTTAGCGGTCCTTGGGATTTTTTCGTTGATGAATGTCGAAATTACGCTGCTCGTCGTCACGGCCTTGTTGACGCTCGCCGGTTACTCCTTGACGGATACGGTGATCGTGTTTGACCGAATTCGTGAAAATCTTCGGCAACGTCGACGCCAGTCGATTGAGACCATCATCAATAGTGGGATCAATCAAGTCCTGAGCCGGACGTTGGTGACGACCTTGACCGTGGTGCTCGTGTTAGTGCCTTTGACGTTATTTGGAGGTGAAGTTCTTCACGACTTTTCTCTGGCACTTCTCTTGGGTGTATTGATCGGAACCTACTCATCTGTGTTTGTCGCAAGCCCCCTGCTGCTCATCTGGCCTGGTGCCGAAGGCAAACTTCTGAGTCGAGGGAAATAG